The proteins below are encoded in one region of Holophagaceae bacterium:
- a CDS encoding menaquinone biosynthesis protein: MMAESQPFRLSIIEYLNAAPLNYGFKHGLGWEHFHLKFHVPSACADKLRDGEVDAGLISSIEYLRIPKLRIVPGLCIASPKRVRSVVVLSKVPPEEIKSLALDTSSRTSAVLAQLLLRERYGVSPEVTDMAPDMEAMLADHDAALMIGDQSMRARKEGLMVLDLAEEWFEWTGLPFVFALWTVRDEAPRLDLPGGVGAFFHKSLETGMAHIPDIVEEARRHIPWTKLELSEYLTENIHYRLGEAEIRSLSLFFEKAVNHGFAPEHLPLKFL; encoded by the coding sequence ATGATGGCTGAATCGCAACCATTCCGCTTGTCCATCATCGAGTACCTGAATGCGGCCCCCTTGAACTACGGGTTCAAACACGGGTTGGGGTGGGAGCATTTCCATCTGAAATTCCATGTGCCTTCGGCCTGCGCCGACAAGCTCCGCGATGGCGAGGTGGATGCGGGGCTCATCAGCTCCATCGAATACCTGCGCATCCCCAAGCTGCGGATCGTCCCGGGCTTGTGCATCGCCTCGCCCAAACGCGTGCGGAGCGTCGTGGTGCTCTCCAAGGTTCCGCCCGAGGAGATCAAGTCCCTGGCGCTGGACACCTCCTCCCGCACCTCGGCGGTGCTGGCGCAACTGCTCCTTCGGGAACGCTATGGCGTGAGCCCGGAGGTCACGGACATGGCCCCTGACATGGAGGCCATGCTGGCGGACCACGATGCGGCGCTGATGATCGGCGACCAGAGCATGCGGGCCCGCAAGGAGGGCCTGATGGTGCTGGACCTGGCCGAGGAATGGTTCGAGTGGACCGGCCTGCCCTTCGTCTTCGCCCTGTGGACGGTGCGCGATGAAGCCCCCCGGCTGGACCTTCCCGGCGGGGTCGGAGCCTTCTTCCACAAGAGCCTGGAGACTGGCATGGCCCATATCCCGGACATCGTGGAGGAGGCCCGCCGCCATATCCCCTGGACCAAGCTGGAACTGAGCGAGTATCTGACCGAAAACATCCATTACCGCCTGGGCGAAGCCGAGATCCGGAGCCTCTCCCTGTTCTTCGAGAAGGCCGTGAACCATGGTTTCGCGCCGGAACACCTGCCTTTGAAATTCCTTTGA
- a CDS encoding methylated-DNA--[protein]-cysteine S-methyltransferase, whose protein sequence is MSHMTIWTHRLETPIGTMGAAFDGEGYLTRLDFLMEGRPANWAEPQTKREDQAFGFLKAQMDAYFRGSLRTFNVPHKATGTGFQKRVWAELEGIPFGRTISYLELANRLGNPQCIRAAGRANGANPISILIPCHRVIGSDGKLVGYGGGLPRKQALLELEGALPRHEAGPYGWA, encoded by the coding sequence ATGTCCCACATGACCATCTGGACCCATCGCCTCGAAACACCCATCGGCACCATGGGCGCGGCCTTCGACGGAGAGGGGTATCTGACCCGTCTGGATTTCCTGATGGAGGGGCGGCCCGCCAACTGGGCGGAGCCGCAGACAAAGCGCGAAGACCAGGCTTTCGGGTTCTTGAAAGCTCAGATGGATGCCTATTTCCGGGGTTCGCTGCGGACCTTCAACGTCCCCCACAAGGCCACCGGCACCGGCTTCCAGAAGCGGGTCTGGGCCGAGTTGGAAGGCATTCCCTTCGGCCGGACCATCAGCTATCTGGAATTGGCCAATCGTTTGGGCAATCCCCAGTGCATCCGCGCGGCGGGGCGGGCCAATGGCGCCAACCCCATTTCCATCCTGATCCCATGCCACCGCGTCATCGGCAGCGATGGAAAGCTGGTGGGCTACGGCGGAGGCTTGCCGCGCAAGCAAGCCCTGCTGGAGTTGGAGGGCGCGCTGCCGAGACATGAGGCGGGGCCCTACGGTTGGGCTTAG
- the speD gene encoding adenosylmethionine decarboxylase: MASLGRHTLAELGGCTAARLADLSLVESSMLEAARSSGATIVTCSFHHFADQDGGQGVSGAVIIAESHLAIHTWPEHHFAAVDFFTCGKGVDVRKALDHLKDAFQAQTEELLELERGPLRVGSVAVRG, from the coding sequence ATGGCTTCATTGGGCCGGCACACCCTGGCGGAACTTGGCGGCTGCACCGCGGCCCGGCTGGCGGATTTGTCGCTCGTGGAAAGCTCCATGCTGGAGGCCGCCCGGAGTTCCGGCGCCACCATCGTCACCTGCAGCTTCCATCATTTCGCGGACCAGGACGGCGGCCAGGGTGTGAGCGGAGCCGTGATCATCGCGGAAAGCCACCTGGCCATCCATACCTGGCCTGAACACCATTTCGCCGCCGTGGATTTCTTCACCTGCGGCAAAGGCGTGGATGTGCGGAAGGCCCTCGACCATCTGAAGGACGCCTTCCAGGCCCAGACCGAGGAGCTGCTGGAACTGGAGCGCGGGCCGCTTCGGGTCGGGTCCGTGGCCGTTCGGGGCTGA
- the fabZ gene encoding 3-hydroxyacyl-ACP dehydratase FabZ → MTDARTPNTIDLQGIMDLLPHRYPMLLVDRILDFEPSDWIRGLKNISFNEEVFQGHFPKRPIFPGVLIVEAMAQTGGCLMMREFEDRDKKVIYFMGIDGVKFRKPVLPGDQLVMEVKVVSMKGRVCKMRGEAFVEGVKVAEAEFMSMLVDLAEGGSK, encoded by the coding sequence ATGACGGACGCAAGGACGCCCAACACCATCGATCTGCAGGGAATCATGGATCTGCTGCCGCACCGGTATCCCATGCTTCTGGTGGACCGGATCCTGGATTTCGAACCCAGCGACTGGATCCGCGGCCTGAAGAACATTTCCTTCAACGAGGAGGTCTTCCAAGGGCACTTTCCCAAGCGGCCGATCTTTCCGGGCGTCCTCATCGTGGAGGCCATGGCGCAGACCGGCGGCTGCCTGATGATGCGGGAATTCGAGGACAGGGACAAGAAAGTCATCTACTTCATGGGCATCGATGGCGTGAAATTCCGGAAGCCCGTGCTGCCAGGCGATCAGCTCGTGATGGAAGTCAAGGTGGTCAGCATGAAGGGCCGGGTCTGCAAGATGCGCGGTGAGGCTTTCGTTGAGGGCGTGAAAGTGGCCGAAGCCGAATTCATGTCCATGCTCGTGGACCTGGCGGAGGGCGGATCCAAATGA